A genome region from Glycine max cultivar Williams 82 chromosome 5, Glycine_max_v4.0, whole genome shotgun sequence includes the following:
- the LOC102667171 gene encoding uncharacterized protein, translating to MEYQSFGRVPRPKGANIMQALKVMLILAVGAWLIYQVKHSRNNTENYSDQTKLDEGHGVILLGRKGMPSRLDQMDFPDSGNVDFAGEAKESSSGRDDESDGAKEDKAEEEFGHINEIFGRGKEVELEPESTQPEESSKIQHKHLCKTKSEKVGLESRSESGHKEHGNEKYRNRPIINDSKSSNKEEDVQLREQLNEVHVRKNATSGFSKKENDGDEGSRIREKETRKHKNVAENDTNAEVTEEIDEVQSFHDENGVPPDVNETEIVFAQAHIVHEENISNVRKGSWLRKHTYEVTYVEDNIVEVNLEASKNDADVESNTESIAHVDISGVKCNSEISEGNS from the coding sequence ATGGAGTATCAATCTTTTGGAAGAGTCCCGAGACCAAAAGGTGCTAACATAATGCAGGCATTGAAGGTGATGCTAATTTTGGCTGTTGGTGCCTGGCTGATATATCAGGTCAAGCACTCAAGAAACAATACAGAGAACTATAGCGATCAAACCAAGCTTGATGAAGGACATGGAGTTATTTTGTTGGGGCGAAAAGGGATGCCATCACGGTTAGATCAAATGGATTTTCCTGACTCAGGAAATGTAGATTTTGCAGGAGAAGCTAAAGAGTCAAGTAGTGGCAGGGATGATGAGTCTGATGGAGCCAAGGAAGATAAGGCTGAAGAAGAGTTTGGACATATCAATGAGATATTCGGCAGAGGAAAAGAAGTGGAACTTGAACCAGAAAGTACTCAACCTGAGGAATCAtccaaaattcaacacaaacattTGTGCAAAACAAAATCTGAAAAGGTTGGTTTAGAATCAAGAAGTGAGTCAGGTCACAAGGAGCATGGCAATGAGAAATACCGAAACAGACCGATAATAAATGATTCTAAAAGTAGCAACAAAGAAGAAGATGTACAACTCAGGGAACAGCTAAATGAAGTGCATGTTAGAAAGAATGCTACATCAGGTTTCTCAAAAAAGGAGAATGATGGGGATGAAGGGTCCAGAATTAGAGAAAAGGAAACCAGGAAGCACAAAAATGTGGCCGAGAATGACACAAATGCTGAAGTGACAGAGGAAATAGATGAGGTCCAAAGCTTTCATGATGAAAATGGTGTCCCACCTGATGTTAATGAAACTGAAATAGTGTTTGCCCAGGCACACATCGTGCATGAAGAAAACATTTCAAATGTTCGCAAAGGAAGTTGGCTTAGAAAACACACTTATGAAGTCACATATGTTGAAGATAACATTGTTGAAGTGAATTTGGAAGCATCGAAGAACGATGCTGATGTTGAAAGTAATACAGAAAGTATTGCTCATGTCGACATTTCAGGCGTCAAATGCAATTCAGAAATCAGTGAGGGAAATAGCTAG
- the LOC100781548 gene encoding protein phosphatase 1 regulatory subunit pprA-like isoform X2: MEEEETIAVPVNDEDDPSSTLLDLTSYQLHDLDSVELPPSLTELDLTANRLSTLDPRIGNLSHLQKLSLRQNLISDAAVLPLSSWNALSSLEELVLRDNQFKNIPDVSVFKKLLVFDVAFNEISSLHGLSRVSDTLKELYVSKNEVAMIEEIEHFHQLQLLELGSNKLRVMENLQSLENLQELWLGRNRIKVVNLCGLKCIKKISLQSNRLTSMMGFDGCVALEELYLSHNGIAKMEGLSSLVNLRVLDVSSNKITLVDDIVNLTKLEDLWLNDNQIASLEGIAEAVTGSKEKLTTIYLENNPCVWFLALQICFFPLETLYLELGYLLAIYHEFHFLFGGSFICFIPC; encoded by the exons ATGGAGGAGGAGGAAACAATAGCGGTTCCGGTTAATGACGAAGACGATCCTTCATCGACGCTTCTGGATCTCACGAGTTACCAGCTCCACGACCTCGACTCGGTCGAGTTGCCACCCAGCCTCACCGAGTTGGACCTCACCGCGAATCGCTTGTCCACGCTGGACCCGCGCATAGGGAACCTCTCCCATCTCCAGAAGCTCTCCCTTCGCCAAAACCTAATCAGCGACGCCGCCGTTCTCCCTCTCTCTTCCTGGAACGCCCTCTCCTCTCTCGAG GAGCTTGTGCTGCGGGATAATCAATTCAAGAACATTCCTGACGTCAGCGTATTTAAGAAGCTTCTGGTTTTCGATGTTGCGTTCAACGAGATTAGTTCGCTACACGGCTTGTCCAGGGTCTCCGATACCCTCAAGGAACTCTACGTGTCCAAAAACGAAGTTgccatgattgaggagatcgaGCACTTCCATCAGCTGCAGCTTCTTGAACTCGGCTCCAATAAATTACGG GTGATGGAGAATTTGCAGAGCCTCGAGAATTTGCAGGAGCTGTGGCTTGGACGGAATCGAATTAAAGTTGTGAATCTGTGTGGTCTCAAGTGCATTAAAAAGATTAGTTTGCAAAGCAATCGTCTCACATCGATGATGGGATTTGAT GGTTGCGTAGCTCTAGAAGAACTGTACTTGAGCCATAATGGTATTGCAAAAATGGAGGGGTTGTCATCATTGGTCAATCTTCGGGTTTTAGATGTATCATCAAATAAGATAACTTTGGTGGATGACATTGTGAACCTGACGAA ATTGGAAGATTTGTGGCTTAATGATAACCAAATAGCATCGCTCGAAGGAATTGCGGAGGCTGTCACTGGTTCAAAAGAGAAGCTTACCACCATCTACCTAGAAAATAACCCATGTGTATGGTTTCTAgccttacaaatttgttttttccCCCTTGAAACCTTATATTTGGAGTTGGGCTATTTGTTAGCAATATACCATGAGTTTCATTTCCTTTTTGGTGGATCTTTCATTTGTTTCATTCCTTGTTAG
- the LOC100781548 gene encoding protein phosphatase 1 regulatory subunit pprA-like, translating to MEEEETIAVPVNDEDDPSSTLLDLTSYQLHDLDSVELPPSLTELDLTANRLSTLDPRIGNLSHLQKLSLRQNLISDAAVLPLSSWNALSSLEELVLRDNQFKNIPDVSVFKKLLVFDVAFNEISSLHGLSRVSDTLKELYVSKNEVAMIEEIEHFHQLQLLELGSNKLRVMENLQSLENLQELWLGRNRIKVVNLCGLKCIKKISLQSNRLTSMMGFDGCVALEELYLSHNGIAKMEGLSSLVNLRVLDVSSNKITLVDDIVNLTKLEDLWLNDNQIASLEGIAEAVTGSKEKLTTIYLENNPCAKTPNYTGILRKIFPNIQQIDSDIFS from the exons ATGGAGGAGGAGGAAACAATAGCGGTTCCGGTTAATGACGAAGACGATCCTTCATCGACGCTTCTGGATCTCACGAGTTACCAGCTCCACGACCTCGACTCGGTCGAGTTGCCACCCAGCCTCACCGAGTTGGACCTCACCGCGAATCGCTTGTCCACGCTGGACCCGCGCATAGGGAACCTCTCCCATCTCCAGAAGCTCTCCCTTCGCCAAAACCTAATCAGCGACGCCGCCGTTCTCCCTCTCTCTTCCTGGAACGCCCTCTCCTCTCTCGAG GAGCTTGTGCTGCGGGATAATCAATTCAAGAACATTCCTGACGTCAGCGTATTTAAGAAGCTTCTGGTTTTCGATGTTGCGTTCAACGAGATTAGTTCGCTACACGGCTTGTCCAGGGTCTCCGATACCCTCAAGGAACTCTACGTGTCCAAAAACGAAGTTgccatgattgaggagatcgaGCACTTCCATCAGCTGCAGCTTCTTGAACTCGGCTCCAATAAATTACGG GTGATGGAGAATTTGCAGAGCCTCGAGAATTTGCAGGAGCTGTGGCTTGGACGGAATCGAATTAAAGTTGTGAATCTGTGTGGTCTCAAGTGCATTAAAAAGATTAGTTTGCAAAGCAATCGTCTCACATCGATGATGGGATTTGAT GGTTGCGTAGCTCTAGAAGAACTGTACTTGAGCCATAATGGTATTGCAAAAATGGAGGGGTTGTCATCATTGGTCAATCTTCGGGTTTTAGATGTATCATCAAATAAGATAACTTTGGTGGATGACATTGTGAACCTGACGAA ATTGGAAGATTTGTGGCTTAATGATAACCAAATAGCATCGCTCGAAGGAATTGCGGAGGCTGTCACTGGTTCAAAAGAGAAGCTTACCACCATCTACCTAGAAAATAACCCATGT GCTAAGACGCCCAACTATACTGGAATTCTACGGAAAATCTTCCCCAACATTCAACAAATTGATTCTGATATATTTTCTTAG
- the LOC100781548 gene encoding protein phosphatase 1 regulatory subunit pprA-like isoform X1 has translation MEEEETIAVPVNDEDDPSSTLLDLTSYQLHDLDSVELPPSLTELDLTANRLSTLDPRIGNLSHLQKLSLRQNLISDAAVLPLSSWNALSSLEELVLRDNQFKNIPDVSVFKKLLVFDVAFNEISSLHGLSRVSDTLKELYVSKNEVAMIEEIEHFHQLQLLELGSNKLRVMENLQSLENLQELWLGRNRIKVVNLCGLKCIKKISLQSNRLTSMMGFDGCVALEELYLSHNGIAKMEGLSSLVNLRVLDVSSNKITLVDDIVNLTKYVYSTDNLLYGFALVDSLPHIIYCRLEDLWLNDNQIASLEGIAEAVTGSKEKLTTIYLENNPCAKTPNYTGILRKIFPNIQQIDSDIFS, from the exons ATGGAGGAGGAGGAAACAATAGCGGTTCCGGTTAATGACGAAGACGATCCTTCATCGACGCTTCTGGATCTCACGAGTTACCAGCTCCACGACCTCGACTCGGTCGAGTTGCCACCCAGCCTCACCGAGTTGGACCTCACCGCGAATCGCTTGTCCACGCTGGACCCGCGCATAGGGAACCTCTCCCATCTCCAGAAGCTCTCCCTTCGCCAAAACCTAATCAGCGACGCCGCCGTTCTCCCTCTCTCTTCCTGGAACGCCCTCTCCTCTCTCGAG GAGCTTGTGCTGCGGGATAATCAATTCAAGAACATTCCTGACGTCAGCGTATTTAAGAAGCTTCTGGTTTTCGATGTTGCGTTCAACGAGATTAGTTCGCTACACGGCTTGTCCAGGGTCTCCGATACCCTCAAGGAACTCTACGTGTCCAAAAACGAAGTTgccatgattgaggagatcgaGCACTTCCATCAGCTGCAGCTTCTTGAACTCGGCTCCAATAAATTACGG GTGATGGAGAATTTGCAGAGCCTCGAGAATTTGCAGGAGCTGTGGCTTGGACGGAATCGAATTAAAGTTGTGAATCTGTGTGGTCTCAAGTGCATTAAAAAGATTAGTTTGCAAAGCAATCGTCTCACATCGATGATGGGATTTGAT GGTTGCGTAGCTCTAGAAGAACTGTACTTGAGCCATAATGGTATTGCAAAAATGGAGGGGTTGTCATCATTGGTCAATCTTCGGGTTTTAGATGTATCATCAAATAAGATAACTTTGGTGGATGACATTGTGAACCTGACGAAGTATGTATACTCCACAGATAATCTTTTATATGGTTTTGCATTGGTTGATTCATTGCCTCATATAATTTATTGCAGATTGGAAGATTTGTGGCTTAATGATAACCAAATAGCATCGCTCGAAGGAATTGCGGAGGCTGTCACTGGTTCAAAAGAGAAGCTTACCACCATCTACCTAGAAAATAACCCATGT GCTAAGACGCCCAACTATACTGGAATTCTACGGAAAATCTTCCCCAACATTCAACAAATTGATTCTGATATATTTTCTTAG
- the LOC100790072 gene encoding protein unc-13 homolog, which yields MHEHAVEFEDLPFPFAPNLSESEIRETAYEMLVGACRSSGPKPLTFFSHSEQSNRGGQRIPSPSLYRSLTVTASSKVKKKLGLRLRTTSSSSGNRRAATTGELMRVQMKVSELTDTRVRRALLRVAAGQLGRRIESMVLPLELIQQLKCSDFPSEQEYEAWLRRNLKVLEAGLLLHPRLPLDKADTSALRLQQIIHEGLEKPMDIGKDSESMLALRSVVMSLAWRSFDGSVPDTCHWADGFPLNLRIYQTLLEACFDNHDETCVIQEVDEVLELIKTTWAMLGVNEMLHDVCFSWVLFQRYVANGQVDNDLLFASSNLLAEVEKDAKAMKDPFYAKSLSYALNLMLSWAEERLLAYHDTFHNGNIESMQSVVSLAVSSAKILAGDISLECNKEADVSCTKVENYITSSLHAVFQKLEKLDPRNSKHVPRQQDKVFPTLSVLARDISELAFNEKATFSPILKRWHPLAAGVAVATLHVCYGHEVKQYVKSVTELTPDAVEMLMAADKLEKDLVQIAVEDSVDSEDGGKSVIREMYPYEAEALIINLVKSWIKTRVEGLEECVDRNLQEEVWNPRANKECFAPSALEILGIIEDSLEAFFLLPIPMHAALLPELMSALDKSLQQYLLKAKSGCGNRNTFIPIMPALTRCSARSKFHDVFRKKEKSQATDQRRIFHHGTTNVDSSFGLPQFCVRINTMQRIGMGLKVLEKRTVARLGNSKSTKEDGIEKGLKFKLSKAASVEGIRQLSEAMAYKVIFQDLRYVLWDGLYVGEVSSTRIEPFLEELNQCLKIILSTVHDRVLTHVITEVMKASFDGFLLVLLAGGPARAFSLEDHVIIEEDFKLLTDLFWSNGEGLPADLIEKHCTTVKEVLPLFRMDTEDLTELFSELILGMYGSSAKFHLPLPTTSGHWSPREPNTLLRILCHRSDDAAAKFLKKNYNLPKKSNR from the exons ATGCACGAGCACGCTGTGGAGTTCGAGGACCTTCCTTTCCCCTTCGCTCCAAACTTATCGGAATCGGAGATCCGGGAAACGGCCTATGAGATGCTCGTGGGGGCTTGCCGGAGTTCGGGGCCGAAGCCGTTAACGTTCTTCTCTCACTCTGAGCAGTCTAACCGAGGAGGTCAGCGGATTCCGTCGCCGTCATTGTACAGGTCGCTGACTGTAACGGCGTCGAGTAAGGTGAAGAAGAAGCTGGGTCTGAGATTGAGAACGACGTCGTCGTCGTCGGGGAATAGAAGGGCAGCCACCACGGGGGAGTTGATGAGAGTGCAGATGAAGGTTTCGGAACTCACTGACACTAGAGTCAGGCGTGCCCTCCTCAGAGTAGCTGCAGGCCAG CTTGGAAGACGAATAGAATCGATGGTTCTGCCGCTAGAGCTAATACAACAGCTCAAGTGCTCAGATTTTCCTAGTGAACAAGAGTACGAGGCTTGGCTAAGGAGGAATTTGAAGGTTCTCGAAGCAGGACTCCTCTTGCATCCTCGCCTGCCATTGGATAAGGCAGATACTAGTGCACTGCGCCTGCAACAGATAATCCATGAAGGCCTTGAGAAGCCTATGGACATTGGAAAAGACAGTGAATCAATGCTTGCACTTCGCAGTGTTGTTATGTCTCTTGCTTGGAGGTCATTTGACGGGTCTGTTCCCGATACATGCCATTGGGCTGATGGGTTTCCACTGAACCTTAGAATCTACCAAACTCTGTTAGAAGCATGTTTCGATAATCATGATGAAACCTGTGTGATACAAGAGGTTGACGAGGTCTTGGAGCTCATTAAGACGACCTGGGCTATGCTTGGAGTGAATGAGATGCTGCATGATGTTTGTTTTTCCTGGGTCTTATTTCAACGGTATGTTGCCAATGGTCAAGTGGATAACGATCTTTTGTTTGCATCGAGTAATCTGCTGGCAGAAGTTGAGAAAGATGCCAAGGCGATGAAGGATCCGTTTTACGCAAAATCCTTGAGCTACGCATTGAATTTGATGTTAAGTTGGGCAGAAGAAAGACTCCTTGCATACCATGATACTTTCCATAATGGTAACATTGAATCAATGCAGAGTGTTGTTTCTCTTGCAGTATCGTCAGCAAAAATATTGGCAGGAGATATCTCTCTTGAGTGTAATAAAGAAGCTGATGTATCCTGCACCAAAGTCGAAAATTATATTACATCATCATTGCATGCTGTTTTC CAGAAATTGGAGAAACTGGATCCCCGCAACAGCAAGCATGTACCTAGACAACAGGATAAAGTCTTTCCAACTCTCTCCGTTCTTGCACGAGACATCAGCGAACTGGCTTTTAATGAGAAGGCAACATTTAGTCCCATACTGAAGAGGTGGCATCCACTTGCGGCTGGTGTTGCTGTTGCTACCCTTCATGTTTGTTATGGTCATGAGGTGAAGCAATACGTCAAGAGTGTTACAGAGTTGACTCCTGATGCTGTAGAAATGCTGATGGCTGCTGACAAATTGGAGAAAGATCTGGTACAGATAGCAGTGGAAGATTCAGTTGACAgtgaagatggtggaaaatctGTTATAAGGGAGATGTACCCTTATGAGGCTGAAGCTCTAATTATCAATCTGGTCAAGTCATGGATCAAGACCAGAGTGGAAGGACTGGAGGAGTGTGTTGACAGAAATCTACAAGAAGAG GTATGGAATCCACGTGCAAATAAAGAGTGCTTTGCTCCTTCTGCTCTTGAAATTCTAGGAATCATAGAAGACTCTCTGGAAGCGTTCTTTCTGTTGCCAATACCCATGCATGCAGCTTTGCTTCCTGAATTGATGTCTGCTCTTGATAAATCTCTCCAACAATACCTTTTGAAGGCCAAATCTGGCTGTG GGAACCGCAATACTTTCATCCCAATCATGCCAGCTTTGACTCGGTGTTCGGCAAGATCAAAATTTCATGATGTTttcaggaaaaaagaaaagtcacAAGCGACTGATCAGAGAAGGATATTTCATCATGGAACTACAAACGTAGACAGCTCATTTGGATTACCCCAGTTTTGTGTTCGCATAAATACCATGCAGCGCATTGGCATGGGACTAAAGGTTTTGGAAAAGAGGACAGTTGCCCGTCTTGGGAATTCTAAATCAACAAAAGAGGATGGTATAGAGAAGGGGTTGAAGTTCAAGCTTTCTAAAGCTGCATCTGTGGAAGGTATCCGTCAACTCTCCGAGGCCATGGCATACAAAGTGATTTTCCAGGATCTGCGTTATGTTCTTTGGGATGGCCTGTATGTTGGTGAAGTTTCATCCACGAGAATTGAGCCTTTTCTTGAGGAGCTTAACCAATGCTTGAAGATTATATTGTCTACGGTGCATGATAGAGTCCTAACGCATGTAATTACTGAGGTGATGAAGGCTTCTTTTGATGGGttcttgttggttttgttaGCTGGGGGTCCAGCACGTGCTTTCTCCCTTGAAGACCATGTTATAATAGAGGAAGACTTTAAGCTTCTGACTGATTTGTTCTGGTCCAATGGAGAGGGTTTACCTGCTGATCTGATAGAAAAGCATTGTACCACTGTTAAAGAAGTGCTTCCCCTGTTCCGCATGGATACTGAGGACTTGACTGAGCTATTCAGTGAGCTTATTCTGGGAATGTATGGCTCTTCAGCCAAGTTCCACTTGCCATTGCCCACAACATCTGGTCATTGGAGTCCAAGAGAACCAAACACTCTTCTGCGAATTTTGTGTCATCGAAGCGATGACGCAGCAGCTAAGTTCCTTAAAAAGAACTACAACTTGCCCAAGAAGTCTAACCGCTAA
- the LOC100789543 gene encoding pentatricopeptide repeat-containing protein At2g01510, mitochondrial, with the protein MHKMEERRMLGCCLVTCYVEMLKPDSYTISSMVSSCAKLASLYHGQVVHGKVVVMGIDNSMLMSSALVDMYCKCGVTLDARVIFETMPIRNVITWNALILGYAQNGQVLEALTLYERMQQQNFKPDNITFVGVLSACINADMVKEVQKYFDSISEQGSAPTLDHYACMITLLGRSGSVDKAVDLIQGMPHEPNCRIWSTLLSVCAKGDLKNAELAASRLFELDPRNAGPYIMLSNLYAACGRWKDVAVVRFLMKEKNAKKFAAYSWVEVGNKVHRFVSEDHSHPEVGKIYGELNRLISILQQIGYNLDTNIVLHNAGEEEKFRSISYHSKKLALAFALIRKPNGVAPIRIIKNIRVCDDCHVFMKFASITISRPIIMRDSNRFHHFFGAKCSCNDNW; encoded by the coding sequence ATGCACAAAATGGAAGAGAGGAGGATGCTTGGATGTTGTTTGGTGACATGCTACGTAGAAATGTTAAAACCTGACAGTTACACCATTTCTAGCATGGTTAGCTCTTGTGCCAAGCTAGCTTCCTTGTATCATGGTCAAGTTGTCCATGGAAAAGTAGTTGTAATGGGTATTGATAATAGCATGCTCATGTCAAGTGCTCTTGTTGATATGTACTGCAAGTGTGGAGTCACTTTGGATGCTCGGGTCATTTTTGAAACTATGCCTATTCGGAATGTGATCACTTGGAATGCCTTGATTCTGGGGTATGCACAAAATGGACAGGTTCTAGAGGCCTTGACTCTGTATGAAAGAATGCAACAACAAAATTTCAAACCTGATAATATTACTTTTGTGGGTGTCTTATCTGCTTGTATCAATGCTGATATGGTAAAAGAAGTACAGAAGTATTTTGATTCAATCAGTGAACAAGGAAGCGCACCCACATTGGATCACTATGCTTGTATGATCACTCTCCTTGGTCGGTCAGGTAGTGTTGATAAAGCAGTGGATCTAATCCAAGGTATGCCTCATGAACCAAATTGCCGTATCTGGTCCACCTTACTATCTGTTTGTGCCAAAGGTGACCTAAAGAATGCAGAATTGGCAGCCAGTCGTCTCTTTGAGTTGGATCCACGTAATGCTGGACCTTATATCATGCTTTCCAACTTGTATGCTGCTTGTGGGAGATGGAAAGATGTAGCTGTTGTAAGATTTCTCATGAAGGAAAAGAATGCAAAGAAATTTGCTGCTTACAGTTGGGTTGAGGTTGGGAACAAAGTCCACAGATTTGTTTCAGAAGATCACTCTCATCCAGAAGTGGGGAAAATCTATGGTGAATTGAACAGATTGATCTCAATATTGCAACAAATTGGGTATAATCTAGATACAAACATTGTCCTACACAATGCGGGGGAGGAAGAAAAGTTTAGATCCATTTCTTACCACAGTAAGAAACTTGCTCTTGCATTTGCCTTAATTAGAAAGCCCAATGGAGTTGCACCAATACGGATCATAAAGAATATACGAGTCTGTGATGACTGCCATGTGTTTATGAAGTTTGCATCAATTACTATATCACGACCAATCATTATGAGAGATTCAAACAGGTTTCATCATTTCTTTGGTGCGAAGTGCTCTTGCAATGACAATTGGTAA